AGACATCGCAAATAATCATCCAATGGCACGGCTAATTCCTTATCTGGATGAGAATCAGACCATTCGCCTAGGCGGGCGGCTGAAACGATCAAATCTTCAGCCAGAAGCCAGGAGCCCATCAATTCTACCAAGACAATCAAGGCTCACAGCACTGGTCATCGAGGAGGCTCATCGGAAAACTCTTCATGGAGGAGTACAGGCAACGTTGGCACACATCAGACACAAATATTGGATCATCGGGGGTCGTCATcctgtaaaatcgcatattcgCAAGTGCGTCATCTGCGCACGACATCGAGCCATCAGGGGACAGCAGCTTATGGGACAGCTGCCTCCAAGAAGAATCACATCAGCACGGCCATTCAATCACGCAGGGGTGGACTACGCAGGTCCTATCAAAATCAGCAGATGGAGAGGATCAGGAGCTCGACAATATCATGGGTACATCGCAGTTTTTGTGTGTCTTGCCACATCAGCAATTCACCTTGAACTACTCACAGATTTAACATCACAGGCATTCATCGAGACATACAAACGATTCACTGGAAGGAGAGGTATCTGTGCTACACTTAGCAGTGATAATGCTAAGACATTCATGGGAGCAAACAATGAGCTGGGCAGGCTTTTAGACGAATCAAGGAAGGAAATTCATCACATCATCAACGAACTGGCATCAAACGGCACAAAATGGATCTTCATCCCACCGCAATCACCCCACATGGGTGGGAAATGGGAAGCTGCGGTGAAATCTGTGAAATTTCATCTAAAAAGGCTCACAGGGAATTTGGTGCTCACGTACGAGGAACTCAATACACTTATCATTCAAATCGAGGCGCAACTTAACTCGAGGCCTCTCTGCGCTCTATCAGACGATCCTGATGACTGCAGAGCCCTCACACCTGGACACTTCATCATTGGGGAACCCATCAACGCAGTTCCAGAGCCATCACTCATCAATCAGAAAATAGAAGGTCTCACAAGGTGGAAAATGATCGCAAGGATCGCtcagcaattctgggacaggtGGTCAAGGGAGTGTATGCATCATTATCAAACCATCTACAAATGGAAAAGATCAACCGATGACATCAAGGTCGGAACACTAGTCCTCATCATTGACGATAGGTATCCACCAACAAAGTGGCCTCTAGGACGAGTATCAAGGGTTCATCCAAGTGATGAGAATCTCACAAGGGTGGTAGACATCACCACTGGGGCAGGAGGTGCAAATACCTACACCAGACACATCAACAAGGTGGTTCCATTACCAATCAGCACAGAGGAGGAAGACCAACAAGAGGATCATTCATCATCCTCCGATGATGAAGGCGGGCGGAATGTATAAATTTGAGGCTGATCCAGACCACTGGATCGATCGGACAATATCGGGAGGATTCGGGAAGGGGCTCGCGTGCCAAGGGGGGCTACGCTGACCTCACTTCATTTCGTGTTCATccatcaactaaatcgcatcaaaTATCGTGATCTCATCAGGTTTTTGTATCGTGGCTTTATCGGATTGATTCATCTTTTCTTATATCAATTTTGGTTCATTATCATCGAATATTGTATAATtagcatcatcatcattattggaAAGTTATCACGTGTAAATAGTGTACATTTGGGTTAAATTATATTGGATCGCCTTACGGCATAATCAACGTGTTTTTTGTCACCATCCCGAGTTGGAAAATCATCTCTCCACTTCCGCTTCCAATCCACCCTACCCGGTTAAATTCATCAAATCCCTAACAAAGTTTTatgttttaataaatttttttttttaataaatattttattttttccatatttatttatttccctcagtttatttcccttagttttaagtttaaatattCAGAAGAAAAAAGTATATTAGTCTTaagatcattattattaagacgaaaaaaaaatgtagtttaGATTTAagttttttgtaataaaaaaaatttataaaataaatggtTGTGTtcctatttgtttttttttttaaacattcacttctgttatttttaaattattagtgaataggaattgggtgggaaaaaaacttgaagactttatttatttatttatttattttccttattaaaattacatttttcttacagctaattttcattttcgcgggccgcgggtttttgaaacttcgtttttcaattcgaaatacgaacggctaaAAACCCGCCAGTCAAAGCTGACGGCGGCGCCCCCCTGAGAATCGGTAAGCCCTCCCGGAAACGtagattcccagaattccacagtgtcggtaaaaatgtaggtccgcctcctgacaccaggaggctctgcgcaaatgtgaacactgtagggcccattttttaaataatgaatatccagtgaacaaataaacttaaaaatatggaatttggTTATTTATCATCTACtaacgattccctatccattgataataactattcgactctacaaataaatattgatcgaGTGTCGGGATAACCCCCTGCTCATTAAATtgcttaattaattattaaataatgaaggCCTATAACCGTTATTagtgcataacaatattatacaaaagtACATCAATCGATCTACAtgcataaaatacttaatttttcaataaacagtgcgcgccaactagcagcggttaaaccgcggttttttgaaaccatagggcagagtcgcaaaaccatcaagccgccgttttgggcctgtcACATGTATGATTTTGCTCTCAGGTgtcgtgatgacgtcatgatacactcTCCGACGAATACCCTGATAGTCAatctggtagggatctgctttatcgacaaggagcgcgcgaatcgagtcgtaatgaattagtatacgcgattcataattcagtctaaccccatttattttactaacttccgcgatactgccgtccgatttttttacgcgataagtgtaaaatttaggccGCCCAGAGGCAAAAGAAGTAATAaaacttccttctccgtagcACTCCACctcgtcggtcaaatcccctagaaaattccctagtggtaattcatttattccatCGCTAACGTAAACGACCGAATCTGcgtcataatataaaacacgttcttgttgttcttctagataagaatataactttagacgcgcgtgagcggttgGATATGCCGCAATAACGACATTAGCCTTAatggacatttccgcggcttcgtttaaatgtttccaggacatgaagagagtgccgttatcgacaggaacaagtcctgttacttcaatttcaggattaaacattatatttgcaaattcctcatgtgttcgaCGAACAACCgtcaacatagcgaattttttcattgtcttttacatcataatgtgttaccgtatttcctgttcgtcccccgaaaaatgcatcgccTGGATCCAGGGCTATAAACAtctgctgatcaacgttttctacaaaattcgccaacggacgatctgtctttttttgacgaataaaatcgcattcccacatttcaacgacttcataacccgagtgtcgcaattcccgtgtaatcgcccctgttctctcatatcgactctctagtgtatccttgtgacttaactctttatctctattgaatttgaaacaccgtgggcatccgtgccaataacatccgtggaactgatatgcatattttttattattattcgcggtatcctcccaaaaaccatctagacgcaggcctgaTGTTGTTCTGTGTTCAGgagttcgtccggcatgtattattcgatgattctcgcaatgttcgcgccacaagagccattcaattgcgattttcgactgcgctttccctaaccgatatcctccctgaggtataatgcctatctgcttgtcttttaagaaatttgtttgaaaaatacgcctgcatgtagaagcaatcgttacacactctgtaaaaggacagacatttccagcattcataatcagttttcgaaattcaacacaggctcgtttcaaaattgtaacatcaagtctgcaataatgaagaatgaagaatttctctacgaaaatcaaattcataattttcttcgacgcGGTCATTATACcacgataagaatttttcacgatcttgtacacccatagtgtcagcaccgtaatattttctatcaggtataggccctacgtagttttgattgtcttttgtattgaaaaaatgtggaaaatagcctttcgctatattccccaatccaaaagctttcggtaaacttgcaagagccatgtgaaaatagTTCAAActatctataaatttattatccccaaaatccatcaagataatgtttgttccgttaattattgctttaattaatgcgtttcatgacgtctGTCAgaacgaattgtgaatcatagcctttcgcgttatgtgcaatacaaactacttttttatacgtctgTTGGAATTCCTGAAAATTGACAGGATTCCACCACCAACACTTAAGCCTGCTCACCGTCAGGCAAAACCATAACAACCCAGTTGTTGCTATGGGCCTACCTCACATTTTTTGGGTGATGGGGCGCCACTTCCTGGACCGCTCCTAGCTATCCTGCATAGGGAAGCTGCCCCACCGCCGACCACGAGGATCCCCGAAATCGACCAATTTGATCGATCGGGTGATTCCGCTCGACCACTCGCTTCCGGGCTACGTTGCAAGCAACACGTGTGCTAATCGTTTCTC
The DNA window shown above is from Diachasmimorpha longicaudata isolate KC_UGA_2023 chromosome 7, iyDiaLong2, whole genome shotgun sequence and carries:
- the LOC135164518 gene encoding uncharacterized protein LOC135164518, giving the protein MTLRRVINNMRGEPVPRELDILPEELEETRIFWINYTQQENFGQVINRLINGQDIANNHPMARLIPYLDENQTIRLGGRLKRSNLQPEARSPSILPRQSRLTALVIEEAHRKTLHGGVQATLAHIRHKYWIIGGRHPVKSHIRKCVICARHRAIRGQQLMGQLPPRRITSARPFNHAGVDYAGPIKISRWRGSGARQYHGYIAVFVCLATSAIHLELLTDLTSQAFIETYKRFTGRRGICATLSSDNAKTFMGANNELGRLLDESRKEIHHIINELASNGTKWIFIPPQSPHMGGKWEAAVKSVKFHLKRLTGNLVLTYEELNTLIIQIEAQLNSRPLCALSDDPDDCRALTPGHFIIGEPINAVPEPSLINQKIEGLTRWKMIARIAQQFWDRWSRECMHHYQTIYKWKRSTDDIKVGTLVLIIDDRYPPTKWPLGRVSRVHPSDENLTRVVDITTGAGGANTYTRHINKVVPLPISTEEEDQQEDHSSSSDDEGGRNV